The Phaenicophaeus curvirostris isolate KB17595 unplaced genomic scaffold, BPBGC_Pcur_1.0 scaffold_93, whole genome shotgun sequence genome has a segment encoding these proteins:
- the BLVRB gene encoding flavin reductase (NADPH) isoform X1 — translation MGTPPGKNLVIFGATGRTGAPTLKLALEEGWAVTVLVRDASRLPPGRPPGRVFVGDARDPQIVGRALRGQDAVIIVLGTRDDLGPTTMLSESTKTIVEAMKLHGVRKVVVCLSSFLLWDPEKIPERLLPVTQEHARMEKILRDSGLDCVYVLPPHIEGSLGGGRVVVTEGALGPTRRVGAEDLARFLLSCARSQRHIGQRLHLCGSPLPIWMLETPQEPLENLQEGPSRPSPSLLVAPRGESGASVASG, via the exons atggggaccccccccgggAAGAACCTCGTGATTTTTGGGGCGACTGGTCGAACTGGGGCCCCCACCTTGAAACTGGCGCTGGAGGAAG GGTGGGCGGTGACCGTGCTGGTGCGGGACGCGTCGCGGCTGCCCCCCGGGCGCCCCCCGGGCCGCGTGTTTGTGGGGGACGCGCGGGACCCCCAGATCGTGGGGCGGGCGCTGAGGGGCCAGGACGCCGTCATCATCGTCCTGGGCACCCGCGACGACCTGG GTCCCACCACGATGCTGTCGGAGAGCACCAAGACCATCGTCGAGGCCATGAAGCTCCACGGAGTCCGCAAAGTAGTCGTTTGCCTCTCCT CTTTCTTGCTGTGGGACCCGGAGAAGATTCCGGAGCGGCTGCTGCCGGTGACCCAGGAGCACGCGAGGATGGAGAAAATCCTGAGGGATTCGGGGCTCGACTGCGTCTACGTGCTGCCCCCCCACATCGAGG GCTCTCTGGGCGGGGGCCGCGTGGTGGTGACCGAGGGGGCTCTGGGCCCGACTCGCCGCGTCGGGGCCGAGGATCTGGCCCGGTTCCTGCTCTCGTGCGCCCGATCCCAGCGTCACATCGGGCAGCGCCTGCACCTCTGCGG gtCTCCTCTTCCAATTTGGATGCTCGAGACGCCCCAGGAGCCTCTTGAGAACCTCCAGGAAGGACCTTCAcgcccttctccttccctcctagTTGCTCCAAGAGGCGAATCCGGAGCCTCCGTCGCCTCCGGGTGA
- the BLVRB gene encoding flavin reductase (NADPH) isoform X2, giving the protein MGTPPGKNLVIFGATGRTGAPTLKLALEEGWAVTVLVRDASRLPPGRPPGRVFVGDARDPQIVGRALRGQDAVIIVLGTRDDLGPTTMLSESTKTIVEAMKLHGVRKVVVCLSSFLLWDPEKIPERLLPVTQEHARMEKILRDSGLDCVYVLPPHIEGSLGGGRVVVTEGALGPTRRVGAEDLARFLLSCARSQRHIGQRLHLCGYYPDPEGSPRSPP; this is encoded by the exons atggggaccccccccgggAAGAACCTCGTGATTTTTGGGGCGACTGGTCGAACTGGGGCCCCCACCTTGAAACTGGCGCTGGAGGAAG GGTGGGCGGTGACCGTGCTGGTGCGGGACGCGTCGCGGCTGCCCCCCGGGCGCCCCCCGGGCCGCGTGTTTGTGGGGGACGCGCGGGACCCCCAGATCGTGGGGCGGGCGCTGAGGGGCCAGGACGCCGTCATCATCGTCCTGGGCACCCGCGACGACCTGG GTCCCACCACGATGCTGTCGGAGAGCACCAAGACCATCGTCGAGGCCATGAAGCTCCACGGAGTCCGCAAAGTAGTCGTTTGCCTCTCCT CTTTCTTGCTGTGGGACCCGGAGAAGATTCCGGAGCGGCTGCTGCCGGTGACCCAGGAGCACGCGAGGATGGAGAAAATCCTGAGGGATTCGGGGCTCGACTGCGTCTACGTGCTGCCCCCCCACATCGAGG GCTCTCTGGGCGGGGGCCGCGTGGTGGTGACCGAGGGGGCTCTGGGCCCGACTCGCCGCGTCGGGGCCGAGGATCTGGCCCGGTTCCTGCTCTCGTGCGCCCGATCCCAGCGTCACATCGGGCAGCGCCTGCACCTCTGCGGGTACTACCCCGACCCCGAGGGATCCCCGCGATCCCCCCCCTGA